From Actinoplanes oblitus, a single genomic window includes:
- a CDS encoding glycosyltransferase gives MRVLHVISTAAEGGAEHQLRLLLRRLPHDSEVVTLSPPGTEARAIQAGGIPVHELNTGCDRDLAAIVRLRRLIRRGRFDLVHTHLYRACVQGRIAARLAGVPHIVATEHHLGRAGATRLGPLYLLSERLGQMTIAATAAIAGRLRGWGVPDERIATIPRAIDPAEFRFDPALRAAARARLGVAGDVPVIGVTGRLTPAKRFDLLIRAVAEVPGAVLLLVGDGPARLALEQLAIIEGIADRVLFAGTVRHPREMLCAMDIFASPDRNSWGLAVLEAIAAGLPAVYAACPPLEERAAARAPVRGTHRLSPYDRESLPRSLRAEVLCHQERRGARLPARTAGPRYDADHLAAAVEQVYERLTLTAPLPGCPSLPGGGGWNA, from the coding sequence ATGAGGGTGCTGCATGTGATCAGCACTGCGGCGGAGGGCGGTGCCGAGCATCAGCTGCGGCTGCTGCTGCGCCGGCTGCCCCACGACAGCGAGGTGGTCACGCTCTCCCCGCCCGGTACCGAGGCCCGCGCCATCCAGGCCGGCGGGATCCCGGTGCACGAACTGAACACCGGCTGCGACCGGGACCTGGCGGCGATCGTACGGTTGCGCCGCCTGATCCGCCGTGGCCGTTTCGACCTGGTGCACACCCACCTGTACCGGGCGTGCGTGCAGGGCCGGATCGCGGCCCGGCTGGCCGGCGTCCCGCACATCGTCGCCACCGAGCACCACCTGGGCCGGGCCGGCGCCACCCGGCTCGGGCCGCTCTACCTGCTCAGCGAGCGGCTCGGACAGATGACCATCGCGGCCACCGCGGCGATCGCCGGCCGGCTGCGCGGCTGGGGTGTGCCGGACGAGCGGATCGCCACCATCCCCCGGGCCATCGACCCGGCCGAGTTCCGGTTCGACCCGGCGCTGCGGGCCGCGGCGCGGGCCCGGCTCGGCGTGGCCGGCGACGTCCCGGTGATCGGGGTGACCGGCCGGCTCACCCCGGCCAAGCGGTTCGACCTGCTGATCCGGGCGGTGGCCGAGGTGCCCGGCGCGGTCCTGCTGCTGGTCGGCGACGGCCCGGCCCGGCTCGCCCTGGAACAGCTCGCGATCATCGAGGGGATCGCCGACCGGGTGCTGTTCGCCGGCACCGTGCGGCACCCCCGCGAGATGCTCTGCGCGATGGACATCTTCGCCTCACCGGACCGCAACAGCTGGGGACTGGCGGTGCTGGAGGCGATCGCCGCCGGGCTGCCCGCCGTCTACGCCGCCTGCCCGCCGCTGGAGGAACGCGCCGCCGCCCGGGCGCCGGTCCGCGGCACCCACCGGCTCTCCCCGTACGACAGGGAGTCGCTGCCCCGGTCGCTGCGCGCCGAGGTGCTCTGCCACCAGGAACGACGCGGGGCGCGGTTGCCGGCCCGCACGGCCGGTCCGCGGTACGACGCGGACCACCTGGCCGCCGCTGTCGAGCAGGTCTACGAGCGGCTCACCCTGACCGCACCACTTCCCGGGTGCCCGTCACTGCCCGGCGGAGGCGGGTGGAACGCATGA
- a CDS encoding formylglycine-generating enzyme family protein, which translates to MAEHGPGGCCGPARVVTDGAGTSPPSPPPAGSVVADLVALGGGTFRMGSDDRYAYQEDGEGPVRRVRVAPFEIAATCVSNLDFAAFVDATGHRTTAERCGTSFVFAGLLPDDFPPTAAVAAAPWWREVPGACWRRPEGGASTLDGRGDHPVVHVSWDDAVAYCRWAGLRLPTEPEWEYAARGGLDGMRFPWGDQLRPGGEHRMNVWQGDFPARNTLADGYLGTAPAGAFPPNGYGLYNMTGNVWEWTADRFGGDRLADDRRALRGGSYLCHSSYCFRYRVSARMGNTPDSSTGNIGFRCARST; encoded by the coding sequence ATGGCGGAACACGGTCCCGGAGGATGCTGCGGCCCGGCGCGCGTGGTGACGGACGGAGCGGGGACGTCTCCACCGTCGCCCCCGCCGGCCGGGTCCGTCGTCGCGGACCTGGTCGCGCTCGGCGGGGGGACGTTCCGGATGGGCAGCGACGACCGATACGCCTACCAGGAGGACGGTGAGGGACCGGTCCGGCGGGTGCGGGTCGCGCCCTTCGAGATCGCGGCCACCTGCGTGTCGAACCTCGACTTCGCCGCCTTCGTCGACGCGACCGGCCACCGCACGACGGCCGAGCGCTGCGGAACGTCGTTCGTCTTCGCGGGCCTGCTCCCGGACGACTTCCCGCCCACCGCCGCGGTGGCCGCGGCACCCTGGTGGCGGGAGGTGCCCGGAGCGTGCTGGCGGCGTCCCGAGGGAGGCGCCTCGACGCTGGACGGCCGGGGTGACCATCCGGTCGTCCACGTCAGCTGGGACGACGCCGTGGCGTACTGCCGCTGGGCGGGACTGCGCCTGCCGACCGAGCCGGAGTGGGAGTACGCCGCCCGCGGTGGCCTGGACGGCATGCGCTTCCCGTGGGGCGATCAGCTGCGGCCCGGCGGCGAGCACCGGATGAACGTGTGGCAGGGCGACTTCCCGGCCCGCAACACCCTGGCCGACGGCTACCTCGGCACCGCCCCGGCCGGCGCGTTCCCGCCCAACGGCTACGGCCTGTACAACATGACCGGCAACGTCTGGGAGTGGACGGCCGACCGGTTCGGCGGCGACCGGCTCGCGGATGATCGTCGCGCGCTGCGCGGCGGGTCGTACCTGTGCCACTCCTCCTACTGCTTCCGCTACCGGGTCTCGGCCCGGATGGGCAACACCCCGGACAGCAGCACCGGCAACATCGGCTTCCGATGTGCTCGCTCGACCTGA
- a CDS encoding DHA2 family efflux MFS transporter permease subunit, whose amino-acid sequence MSSQAQAAPAKLDAAVLKIAGVVVLGAIMSILDITVVSVALPTFQSEFDATYAEVAWTMTGYTLALATVIPLTGWAADRFGTKRLYMTALLLFTIGSVLCSTADNIGQLVGYRVLQGLGGGMLMPLGMTIMTRAAGPERIGRLMAVLGIPMLLGPIGGPILGGWLIEAASWHWIFLINLPIGAVALVYAWWALEKDSPEPSESFDFLGMLMLSPGLASFLYGVSSLPGEGKFTATKVWAPMLAGALLVIGFVVYSFKPKHPLLDLRLLRNRNLSVSTITLAVFTIAFMGAGLLFPSYFLQIRGESTLSAGLLMAPQGIGAMVTMPIAGMLADKIPVGRTVPFALLLIAAGFFTFTQVDTDTSYVLLCGSLFVMGLGMGGTMMPIMTSALKTLTHHEVARGSTLLNILQQIAGSVGTAMMSVILTNQLNDSPVIPGMASPTGDPVTEAGAAIAAQQNPQIAAAVPPDLLERGLNFAADSFATTFWVGFALTLLTLIPAFFLPRRRQAAQLLDDQGAAAATPIVLH is encoded by the coding sequence TTGAGTAGTCAAGCCCAGGCTGCGCCAGCCAAGCTCGACGCGGCCGTCTTGAAGATCGCCGGGGTTGTCGTCCTCGGCGCCATCATGTCGATTCTGGACATCACCGTGGTGAGCGTCGCGCTGCCCACGTTCCAGAGCGAGTTCGACGCGACCTATGCCGAGGTCGCGTGGACCATGACCGGTTACACGCTGGCCCTGGCCACGGTCATCCCGCTGACCGGCTGGGCGGCCGACCGGTTCGGCACCAAGCGCCTCTACATGACGGCGCTGCTGCTGTTCACCATCGGCTCCGTCCTCTGCTCCACCGCCGACAACATCGGCCAGCTGGTGGGCTACCGGGTGCTCCAGGGCCTGGGCGGTGGCATGCTGATGCCGCTCGGCATGACGATCATGACCCGGGCCGCCGGTCCGGAGCGGATCGGCCGGCTGATGGCCGTGCTCGGCATCCCGATGCTGCTCGGCCCGATTGGTGGCCCGATCCTCGGTGGCTGGCTGATCGAGGCCGCCAGCTGGCACTGGATCTTCCTGATCAACCTGCCGATCGGCGCTGTCGCGCTGGTCTACGCGTGGTGGGCGCTGGAGAAGGACAGCCCGGAGCCGTCCGAGTCGTTCGACTTCCTCGGCATGCTGATGCTCTCGCCCGGTCTCGCCTCGTTCCTCTACGGCGTGTCGTCGCTGCCCGGGGAGGGCAAGTTCACCGCCACCAAGGTGTGGGCGCCGATGCTCGCCGGCGCGCTGCTGGTGATCGGCTTCGTGGTGTACTCGTTCAAGCCGAAGCACCCGCTGCTCGACCTGCGTCTGCTGCGCAACCGGAACCTGAGTGTCTCGACGATCACCCTCGCCGTGTTCACCATCGCGTTCATGGGCGCCGGCCTGCTCTTCCCGAGCTACTTCCTGCAGATCCGTGGCGAGTCGACGCTGAGTGCCGGCCTGCTGATGGCGCCGCAGGGCATCGGCGCTATGGTGACCATGCCGATCGCCGGCATGCTCGCCGACAAGATCCCGGTGGGCCGGACGGTGCCGTTCGCGCTGCTGCTGATCGCCGCCGGCTTCTTCACCTTCACCCAGGTCGACACCGACACGTCCTACGTGCTGCTGTGCGGCTCGCTGTTCGTGATGGGCCTCGGCATGGGTGGCACCATGATGCCGATCATGACCTCGGCGCTGAAGACGCTGACCCACCACGAGGTGGCCCGGGGTTCCACCCTGCTGAACATCCTGCAGCAGATCGCCGGCTCGGTCGGAACCGCGATGATGTCGGTGATCCTCACCAACCAGCTCAACGACTCCCCGGTGATCCCCGGCATGGCCTCCCCGACTGGCGACCCGGTCACCGAGGCGGGTGCCGCCATCGCCGCACAGCAGAACCCGCAGATCGCCGCCGCCGTCCCGCCCGACCTGCTGGAGCGCGGGCTGAACTTCGCCGCCGACTCGTTCGCGACGACGTTCTGGGTCGGTTTCGCGCTGACCCTGCTGACGCTGATCCCGGCGTTCTTCCTGCCCCGCAGGCGCCAGGCGGCCCAGCTGCTCGACGACCAGGGTGCCGCCGCGGCCACCCCGATCGTCCTGCACTGA
- the fusA gene encoding elongation factor G, with protein sequence MRVRNLGILAHVDAGKTTLTERVLFATGTTHKRGEVHDGTTVTDFDPQERDRGITIFAAAVSCDWAGHRLNLIDTPGHVDFSDEVERSLRVLDGAVAVFDGVAGVEPQSEAVWRAADRHRVPRIAFVNKLDRAGASLSGVVASIRERLDVVPLVVQVPIGEEAGFRGVVDLVGMRTLTWDDGVLSESPEIPADAREARQRLEEQVAELHPDVLAELGEVADSTLRTALRDLTLSGEAVVVLCGSAYRDKGIEPLLDAVVDYLPAPAGDRHHGLAALVFKVDTGRTGRLTYLRVYDGTITKGDTVVDVGAGRTERIARILRVQADRHTEIDRAVAGDIVAVAGVKAARVGATLAGRDNPVLLEAPRGSEPLVSVAVEARTRQDALRLPAALAALTEEDPALSVRLDAETGQTLLSGLGELHLEVAVEKLRRRTGVAVTMGRPRVAYRETVRRGVTGLLYRHVKQDGGAGQFAHVVLDVAPAEGFTFASAVTGGRVPAEYIRAVEAGCREALAEGPLGGHPVTGLRVTLTDGQTHPKDSSEMAFRAAGRFGLREALRACEMRVLEPVAEVTVSAPAETLGAVLGDLAARRGQIADSGVRTVTALVPLAELFGYATQLLSRTHGRGTFTSRPAGYRPAA encoded by the coding sequence ATGCGTGTCCGCAATCTCGGCATCCTCGCGCACGTCGACGCCGGCAAGACCACGTTGACCGAGCGCGTCCTCTTCGCCACCGGCACCACCCACAAGCGCGGTGAGGTGCACGACGGCACCACCGTGACCGACTTCGACCCGCAGGAGCGCGACCGTGGGATCACCATCTTCGCCGCGGCGGTCAGCTGCGACTGGGCCGGTCACCGGCTGAACCTGATCGACACTCCCGGGCACGTGGACTTCTCCGACGAGGTGGAGCGGTCGCTGCGAGTGCTCGACGGGGCGGTCGCGGTGTTCGACGGGGTGGCCGGCGTCGAGCCGCAGTCCGAGGCGGTCTGGCGGGCGGCGGACCGGCACCGCGTGCCGCGGATCGCGTTCGTCAACAAGCTCGATCGGGCCGGCGCCTCGCTGTCCGGCGTGGTCGCGTCCATCCGGGAGCGGCTGGACGTCGTTCCGCTGGTGGTGCAGGTGCCGATCGGCGAGGAGGCCGGGTTCCGTGGCGTCGTCGACCTGGTCGGCATGCGGACGCTGACCTGGGACGACGGCGTCCTGTCGGAAAGTCCGGAGATTCCGGCCGACGCCCGGGAGGCACGACAGCGGCTCGAGGAGCAGGTCGCCGAACTGCACCCCGATGTCCTGGCGGAACTGGGCGAGGTCGCGGACAGCACACTGCGCACCGCGCTGCGGGACCTCACCCTCAGCGGCGAGGCGGTGGTCGTCCTGTGCGGCTCCGCCTATCGGGACAAGGGCATCGAGCCCCTGCTCGACGCCGTCGTCGACTATCTCCCGGCCCCGGCCGGCGACCGGCACCACGGCCTGGCCGCGCTGGTCTTCAAGGTGGACACCGGGAGAACCGGCCGCCTCACCTACCTGCGCGTCTACGACGGCACGATCACGAAGGGGGACACCGTGGTGGACGTGGGCGCCGGTCGTACCGAAAGAATCGCCCGCATCCTGCGGGTCCAGGCGGACCGGCACACCGAGATCGACCGGGCCGTGGCCGGCGACATCGTCGCCGTCGCCGGGGTCAAGGCGGCCCGGGTCGGCGCCACGCTGGCCGGCCGGGACAATCCCGTGCTGCTGGAGGCGCCGCGCGGCAGCGAGCCGCTGGTCTCGGTCGCCGTCGAGGCCCGGACCCGCCAGGACGCCCTGCGACTTCCGGCAGCGCTGGCCGCGCTGACCGAGGAGGACCCCGCCCTTTCGGTACGCCTGGACGCCGAGACCGGCCAGACCCTGCTCTCCGGGCTGGGCGAACTACACCTGGAGGTGGCGGTGGAGAAGCTGCGCCGGCGCACCGGCGTCGCGGTGACCATGGGCCGCCCGCGGGTGGCGTACCGGGAGACCGTCCGGCGCGGCGTCACCGGCCTGCTCTACCGGCACGTCAAGCAGGACGGTGGCGCCGGCCAGTTCGCGCACGTCGTGCTGGACGTCGCCCCGGCCGAGGGGTTCACCTTCGCCTCGGCGGTGACCGGCGGACGGGTCCCGGCCGAGTACATCCGCGCGGTCGAGGCGGGCTGCCGGGAGGCGCTCGCCGAGGGGCCGCTCGGCGGTCACCCGGTGACCGGCCTGCGGGTCACGCTGACCGACGGCCAGACCCACCCGAAGGACTCGTCCGAGATGGCGTTCCGCGCGGCCGGCCGGTTCGGCCTGCGGGAGGCGCTGCGCGCCTGCGAGATGCGGGTGCTGGAACCGGTCGCGGAGGTGACGGTGAGCGCTCCGGCGGAGACGCTGGGCGCGGTCCTCGGCGACCTCGCGGCCCGGCGCGGCCAGATCGCCGATTCGGGGGTACGGACGGTGACGGCGCTCGTGCCACTGGCGGAGTTGTTCGGCTATGCGACGCAGTTGCTCAGCAGGACGCATGGCCGGGGGACGTTCACCAGCCGGCCGGCGGGTTATCGCCCGGCGGCGTGA
- a CDS encoding VanZ family protein has protein sequence MRVEQFDIPALPVLLPLGGILMVLSWWWLRRRDRLTTRRLLAAWALSWYAVAVLGATMLPAHFVWGPDSGPADTYRILLVPTLSMRRRDFVLNTLMTLPLAALLHLNFGIVSRLRVVRIGFLLSLCVELTQLVLILTVHGTRWTDVNDLLSNTIGTIFGYVAWHRLMRSTRLRRAVTGTREVVRSG, from the coding sequence ATGCGCGTTGAACAGTTCGACATCCCGGCGTTGCCGGTGCTGCTGCCACTCGGCGGCATCCTGATGGTCCTGTCCTGGTGGTGGCTGCGCCGGCGGGATCGGCTCACCACCCGCCGCCTGCTCGCCGCCTGGGCCCTGTCGTGGTACGCGGTGGCGGTGCTCGGCGCCACCATGCTCCCCGCGCACTTCGTCTGGGGCCCGGACTCCGGCCCGGCGGACACCTACCGCATCCTGCTGGTCCCGACGCTCAGCATGCGCCGCCGCGACTTCGTCCTGAACACCCTGATGACCCTGCCGCTGGCCGCGCTGCTGCACCTCAACTTCGGCATCGTGAGCCGGCTGCGGGTGGTCCGGATCGGCTTCCTCCTGAGCCTGTGCGTCGAGCTGACGCAGCTGGTGCTGATCCTGACCGTGCACGGCACCCGGTGGACGGACGTGAACGACCTGCTCTCCAACACCATCGGCACGATCTTCGGGTACGTCGCCTGGCACCGGCTCATGCGTTCCACCCGCCTCCGCCGGGCAGTGACGGGCACCCGGGAAGTGGTGCGGTCAGGGTGA
- a CDS encoding CPBP family intramembrane glutamic endopeptidase — MSSALAVLLLIMVAVRLWTGFGPGWAQPVTGPLAAASLVAVSGLTSGQVGLALSGFRYALGGVLAIGLGYAVAIRVPAARRFFGTSYERPWYTSLVAIPLATVVFEEVAFRGVLWGTIDRDHGPVWATGVTAVLFGLWHLGPGRPWTDAVVTGVAGVVLGALRFLGGGLLAPALVHWAADGLGVAAAVRVRESAPQWGATQSGAG; from the coding sequence ATGTCCTCCGCGCTGGCGGTGCTCCTGCTGATCATGGTGGCGGTGCGCCTCTGGACCGGCTTCGGGCCGGGCTGGGCCCAGCCCGTCACCGGGCCGCTGGCCGCCGCGTCGCTGGTCGCGGTCTCCGGCCTCACGTCCGGGCAGGTGGGACTCGCGCTTTCCGGCTTTCGGTACGCGCTGGGCGGCGTCCTGGCGATCGGGCTCGGTTATGCCGTGGCGATCCGGGTGCCGGCGGCGCGGCGCTTCTTCGGTACCTCCTACGAGCGCCCGTGGTACACCTCGCTGGTCGCGATTCCGCTGGCCACGGTGGTCTTCGAGGAGGTGGCGTTCCGCGGCGTGCTGTGGGGGACGATCGACCGGGACCACGGGCCGGTCTGGGCCACCGGGGTGACGGCGGTGCTGTTCGGGCTCTGGCACCTGGGTCCGGGACGCCCGTGGACCGACGCGGTGGTCACCGGTGTGGCCGGTGTGGTGCTCGGTGCCCTGCGGTTTCTCGGTGGCGGATTGCTCGCTCCGGCCCTGGTGCACTGGGCCGCCGACGGGCTCGGCGTGGCGGCCGCGGTCCGGGTGCGCGAATCCGCGCCGCAGTGGGGAGCGACACAGTCCGGTGCCGGATAA
- a CDS encoding sulfatase-like hydrolase/transferase, producing the protein MAFTEYQPGSAFTGVIGRTTDESSPAWPRPRRARPGAPNVVVVVLDDTGFGHLGCYGSPIETPHLDALASNGLRYSNMHTTALCSPSRSCIVTGRNHHANGMAAITELATGYPGYDGLIPFENGMLSEILGQQGYNTYLVGKWHLMPSEQESAAGPFDRWPLGRGFDRFYGFLGGDTSQWYPDLVRDNQQIAPPATPEQGYHLTADLADQAISYIAGAKQVAPDKPFYLHFCPGATHAPHHVAREWADRYRGRFDEGWDAYREQVFARQKELGVVPADAELSRHDPDVPDWSSLPADARRLAIRSMEVFAGFLSHTDHHIGRLIDFLRRIGELDNTLIMVVSDNGASAEGGPGGTTNETQFFNNAPEPVEDSVARIDELGSPSTFNHYPWGWAWAGNTPFRRWKRETYRGGSCDPFLVHWPRGIRARGEIRYQYAHIVDMVPTVLDALGVEPPPTIRGVSQAPIHGVSFAHTFDDGSAATRHHTQYFEMFGHRAIDHDGWRAVCPWPGPSFAEAGRPFGAPITAEALSRLDAGSWELYHVAEDFAENHNVADRHRDRLIALIGLWYVQAGQFGVLPIDGSAVERLMTERPQLTRDRTSYTFWPGTESLPYAVAPRVLNRPHHISADVDIPAGGAEGVLLSQGANTGGYSFYLKDGRLHYDHNYVGRAVHSVSSPDRVPEGRHTLRFEFEPTDKPDIARGIGTPGRAQLYIDGELIAQSDLPVTTPIMFSPGGMACGANPGSPVTPAYRSPFRFTGTLHSVTVDVSGDLIVDTESEIRVALARQ; encoded by the coding sequence ATGGCATTCACCGAGTACCAGCCAGGCAGCGCGTTCACCGGGGTGATCGGACGGACCACCGACGAGTCGAGTCCGGCGTGGCCGCGGCCGCGGCGGGCAAGACCCGGCGCGCCCAACGTCGTGGTGGTGGTGCTGGACGACACCGGGTTCGGGCATCTCGGTTGCTACGGCAGCCCGATCGAGACGCCTCATCTGGACGCGCTCGCGTCGAACGGCCTGCGCTACAGCAACATGCACACCACGGCGCTCTGCTCGCCGTCCCGCTCGTGCATCGTCACCGGTCGCAACCACCATGCGAACGGGATGGCCGCCATCACCGAGCTGGCGACCGGCTATCCGGGGTACGACGGGCTGATCCCGTTCGAGAACGGGATGCTGTCGGAGATCCTGGGCCAGCAGGGCTACAACACGTACCTGGTCGGCAAGTGGCATCTGATGCCGTCCGAGCAGGAGTCGGCGGCCGGGCCGTTCGATCGGTGGCCGCTGGGCCGGGGCTTCGACCGGTTCTACGGCTTCCTCGGTGGCGACACCAGCCAGTGGTACCCGGACCTGGTCCGCGACAATCAGCAGATCGCGCCGCCGGCCACCCCCGAGCAGGGCTACCACCTGACCGCCGACCTGGCCGACCAGGCGATCTCCTACATCGCCGGTGCCAAGCAGGTGGCCCCGGACAAGCCGTTCTACCTCCATTTCTGCCCCGGCGCGACGCACGCCCCGCATCACGTGGCCAGGGAGTGGGCGGACCGCTATCGGGGGCGGTTCGACGAGGGCTGGGACGCGTACCGCGAGCAGGTCTTCGCCCGGCAGAAGGAGCTGGGCGTGGTCCCGGCGGACGCGGAGCTGTCCCGGCACGACCCGGACGTACCGGACTGGTCCTCGCTGCCGGCGGACGCCCGCCGCCTGGCGATCCGCAGCATGGAGGTCTTCGCGGGTTTCCTGTCCCACACCGACCACCACATCGGCCGCCTGATCGACTTCCTGCGCCGGATCGGCGAGCTGGACAACACGCTGATCATGGTGGTCTCCGACAACGGCGCGAGCGCCGAGGGTGGGCCGGGCGGCACGACCAACGAGACGCAGTTCTTCAACAACGCCCCCGAGCCGGTCGAGGACAGTGTGGCGCGCATCGACGAGCTGGGTAGCCCGAGCACCTTCAATCACTATCCGTGGGGCTGGGCCTGGGCGGGCAACACGCCGTTCCGCCGCTGGAAGCGGGAGACCTATCGGGGTGGCTCATGCGACCCGTTCCTGGTCCACTGGCCGCGTGGCATCCGGGCCCGCGGCGAGATCCGGTACCAGTACGCGCACATCGTCGACATGGTGCCGACCGTGCTGGACGCGCTCGGCGTCGAGCCGCCGCCCACCATCCGGGGCGTCAGCCAGGCGCCGATCCACGGGGTCAGCTTCGCGCACACCTTCGACGACGGTTCCGCCGCGACCCGGCACCACACCCAGTACTTCGAGATGTTCGGTCACCGGGCCATCGATCACGACGGGTGGCGAGCCGTCTGCCCGTGGCCCGGACCCTCGTTCGCCGAGGCCGGCCGGCCGTTCGGCGCCCCGATCACCGCGGAGGCCCTGAGCCGGCTCGACGCGGGATCGTGGGAGCTCTACCACGTGGCCGAGGACTTCGCCGAGAACCACAACGTCGCCGACCGGCATCGGGACCGGTTGATCGCGTTGATCGGACTGTGGTACGTCCAAGCCGGACAGTTCGGTGTCCTGCCGATCGACGGCAGCGCCGTGGAGCGGCTGATGACCGAGCGTCCGCAGCTCACCAGGGACCGCACCAGCTACACGTTCTGGCCGGGCACCGAGTCGCTGCCGTACGCGGTCGCCCCCCGGGTGCTGAACCGCCCGCACCACATCAGCGCGGACGTCGACATCCCGGCCGGCGGGGCCGAGGGAGTGCTGCTCAGCCAGGGCGCCAACACCGGCGGCTACTCGTTCTACCTCAAGGACGGCCGGCTGCACTACGACCACAACTACGTCGGCCGGGCGGTCCACTCGGTCTCGTCGCCCGACCGGGTGCCGGAGGGACGGCACACCCTGCGTTTCGAGTTCGAGCCGACCGACAAGCCGGACATCGCGCGAGGCATCGGGACGCCGGGGCGGGCGCAGCTCTACATCGACGGTGAGCTGATCGCTCAGTCCGACCTGCCGGTGACCACCCCGATCATGTTCAGCCCGGGTGGCATGGCCTGCGGCGCCAACCCGGGGTCGCCGGTCACCCCGGCCTACCGGTCGCCGTTCCGGTTCACCGGCACCCTGCACAGCGTGACGGTCGACGTGAGCGGCGACCTCATCGTCGACACCGAGAGCGAGATCCGGGTGGCGCTGGCGCGCCAGTAG
- a CDS encoding helix-turn-helix transcriptional regulator: MIRVVVVRDEGYFGVPVRTFLETEPDMHYVTTLPINADLAPRAAQLWPAVIVIDTEYMVSQVLPIADELHTAIPSCAMLLLCDPSKRGMLPPRRWNGGMNFLVKSAASSSLADTVRRLAAGERVVSPMLQAASLNTDRGLSTRELEVLGLAAEGESVKEIAGRLYLSGGTVRNYLSAVIAKTGARNRLDAIRIARKEGWLR, encoded by the coding sequence ATGATCCGGGTCGTGGTGGTCAGAGACGAGGGGTACTTCGGCGTCCCGGTGCGCACGTTCCTGGAGACGGAACCGGACATGCATTACGTGACCACCTTGCCGATCAATGCCGATCTCGCGCCCCGCGCGGCGCAGTTGTGGCCGGCGGTGATCGTGATCGACACGGAGTACATGGTGAGTCAGGTGCTGCCGATCGCCGACGAGTTGCACACCGCCATCCCGTCCTGCGCGATGCTGCTGCTCTGCGACCCGTCCAAGCGCGGCATGCTCCCGCCCCGCCGGTGGAACGGCGGGATGAACTTCTTGGTGAAAAGCGCCGCCTCGTCCTCGCTGGCGGACACCGTGCGCCGGCTGGCCGCCGGCGAGCGGGTGGTCTCGCCGATGCTCCAGGCCGCCTCGCTGAACACCGACCGTGGGCTGAGCACCCGGGAGCTGGAGGTGCTCGGCCTGGCCGCGGAGGGCGAGTCGGTGAAAGAGATCGCCGGCCGGCTCTACCTCTCCGGTGGCACGGTCCGCAACTACCTGTCCGCGGTGATCGCCAAGACCGGCGCCCGCAACCGGCTCGACGCCATCCGGATCGCCCGCAAGGAGGGCTGGCTCCGGTGA